A single genomic interval of Stieleria maiorica harbors:
- a CDS encoding LamG-like jellyroll fold domain-containing protein, producing MNDRELIQQYLLGSLDEDDVAALDNRLCADPSLRKAFADQLLLDCNLRDVAGQVRVDAKMPATAGRQRRWIGWAVIASLAAMLLLAVSIQFGGLWNRRDMSTAAVDASIGSIAMLVQSSEDRWKGVSQAPRFLHPGRLQLESGLAEVGIYNGVTLYLEGPVDVELVSLERAHLHAGKMRASVPEEAEGFTVTTDSMRLVDRGTEFAIAADAGGVSKVYVFDGLVDLFPTEETTLQNSARSVREGESVEIGPAFQTRETDLDPDQFPSAAAIDRSVADRFERWKQWSHRFARRSDLVLYFTFEDASDHKPNRKRVENLAVQSRATAHATIVGCETLAGRWPQKKAIGFYNAADRVRVKVPGEYPQLTLACWVRLDELRGVNQALLLTDTFDPWQPHWQIAKEGALKLGISQEDRRDRLQMRVSSSPVEDVASLGRWMHLATVYDSGNRTIQHYINGKEAGNGVLPKSGPLRFGTAEIGNWLKPRTVGGEPIRNLDGRIDELMMLESALDQDEIKEIYKFGH from the coding sequence ATGAACGATCGAGAGCTGATTCAGCAGTATTTGCTCGGCAGCCTGGACGAAGACGATGTCGCGGCTCTGGATAACCGGCTTTGCGCCGATCCGTCGCTCCGAAAGGCTTTTGCAGATCAATTGCTGCTCGACTGCAACCTGCGTGACGTCGCCGGTCAAGTGCGCGTCGACGCGAAGATGCCGGCAACTGCCGGTCGGCAGCGTCGATGGATCGGATGGGCCGTTATCGCATCGCTTGCCGCCATGCTGCTGCTTGCTGTCTCGATTCAATTCGGCGGCCTTTGGAACAGGCGAGACATGTCCACCGCCGCAGTGGATGCATCGATCGGTTCGATTGCGATGCTGGTTCAGTCGTCGGAAGACAGGTGGAAAGGGGTATCGCAGGCGCCACGATTCCTTCACCCTGGTCGACTGCAGTTGGAGTCGGGTTTGGCAGAGGTCGGGATCTACAATGGCGTGACGCTGTATCTGGAAGGCCCGGTCGACGTGGAGCTCGTTTCGCTTGAACGGGCTCATCTTCACGCGGGGAAAATGAGGGCCAGCGTTCCAGAGGAAGCCGAAGGTTTTACCGTGACGACCGATTCGATGCGGCTGGTGGATCGAGGGACCGAGTTTGCGATTGCGGCGGATGCCGGTGGCGTCTCGAAAGTGTACGTCTTTGATGGTTTGGTCGACTTGTTCCCGACCGAGGAGACAACGCTACAAAACAGTGCTCGTTCGGTGCGCGAAGGCGAAAGCGTCGAGATCGGTCCGGCGTTCCAGACTCGGGAGACAGACCTCGATCCGGATCAATTTCCCTCAGCCGCAGCGATTGACCGGTCGGTTGCCGATCGTTTCGAACGATGGAAGCAATGGAGTCATCGATTTGCACGACGTTCGGACTTGGTTTTGTACTTTACCTTTGAAGACGCCAGCGACCACAAGCCGAATCGCAAGCGGGTGGAAAATTTAGCGGTCCAGTCGCGAGCGACGGCTCATGCGACGATTGTCGGTTGTGAAACGCTGGCCGGACGCTGGCCGCAGAAGAAGGCGATCGGTTTCTACAATGCTGCCGATCGCGTGCGTGTGAAAGTGCCTGGCGAATACCCACAACTGACCCTGGCGTGTTGGGTGCGACTGGATGAGCTTCGCGGTGTCAATCAGGCCCTGTTGCTGACCGATACGTTTGATCCGTGGCAACCGCACTGGCAGATCGCCAAGGAGGGAGCGTTGAAGCTGGGCATTAGCCAGGAAGATCGCCGCGATCGATTGCAGATGCGTGTCTCGTCCTCCCCGGTCGAAGACGTCGCGTCGTTGGGCCGGTGGATGCATCTGGCAACCGTCTACGACTCGGGTAACAGGACGATCCAGCACTACATCAACGGCAAAGAGGCCGGCAACGGTGTTTTGCCAAAGTCTGGGCCGCTGCGATTTGGCACGGCCGAAATCGGCAACTGGCTCAAGCCGCGTACCGTTGGTGGCGAGCCGATTCGAAACCTGGATGGACGCATTGACGAATTGATGATGCTGGAATCGGCGTTAGATCAAGACGAAATCAAAGAGATTTACAAGTTCGGACACTGA